A portion of the Lolium rigidum isolate FL_2022 chromosome 1, APGP_CSIRO_Lrig_0.1, whole genome shotgun sequence genome contains these proteins:
- the LOC124655747 gene encoding non-lysosomal glucosylceramidase-like — translation MGTSELEQTDTHSQINCVQPATRTWQRKFDDEGKKIEMFSMTMHDVVSIIPMILKGVMINAEEKGKGRDTIYDIFRKWNVNCCRGLPLGGIGAGSIGRSYRGYFQHFQIFPALYEEKLILANQFSAFISRPNGKSYSTVLSAPSADDLKGVDKAAIGSWDWKLKEKNCTYHALFPRSWTVYDGEPDPEIKITCRQISPFLPHNYRESSFPVAVFTFTVHNSGSTAADVTLLFTWANSVGGQSELTGNHTNSKMIERDGVHGVLLHHRTADGHPPVTFAIASQETEDIRVTDCPFFTMGSSNSGDFTAKNMWEEIKKHGSFNEARTDKGPRVSKPGSSIGAAVASATTVPAGGTRVVSFAVSWSCPEVKFPDRKTYHRRYTKFYGFNRDAAAESLAHDALLEHMDWESKIEEWQRPILQDKRLPEWYPIALFNELYYLNAGGTIWTDGLPPKISVASSGTGTEPFSLDVFHTDLQGTATGTSKTTADGVLREMTSVTENLHSAAAFGAALLGDSEENVGQFLYLEGMEYHMWNTYEVHFYASFALLSLFPKIELSLQRDFARAVLLHDPRPMRTLNGKTVSRKVLGSVPHDMGLNDPWFELNAYMIHDPSRWKDLNPKFVLQIYRDVVATGNVGFARATWPAVYLAMAYMDQFDRDRDGMIENEGRPDQTYDLWSVSGVSAYTGGIWVVALQAAAAMARIVGDGDTECYFRARHQRAKRVYNDELWNGTYFNYDNSGGKTSSSIQADQLAGQWYAHVCGLEPVVEEEKARSALGTVLDYNVMRVKGGTVGAVNGMRPDGTIDMSSTQSKEIWSGTTYAVAAGMIHEGMLEAAFRTAKGVHDASWSKDGFGYAFQTTEAWTAEGGYRGLHYMRPLSVWAMQWALSPPELHEDLGPLSSPGDASIGQEKFEKVASMLRLPEEVEHEGFLRALCHIIRQLVFPA, via the exons ATGGGAACTTCAGAGTTAGAGCAAACAGAT ACGCACTCACAAATCAATTGTGTACAACCAGCGACAAGAACTTGGCAAAGGAAATTTGATGACGAAGGAAAGAAGATTGAAATGTTTAGCATGACCATGCATGATGTGGTATCAATT ATACCCATGATTCTCAAGGGAGTGATGATAAATGCCGAAGAAAAGGGAAAAGGCCGA GATACAATCTATGATATCTTCAGGAAATGGAATGTCAACTGCTGCCGTGGCCTACCCCTTGGTGGGATAGG TGCAGGAAGCATCGGGAGAAGCTACAGAGGGTATTTTCAGCATTTTCAGATATTCCCAGCATTATATGAAGAAAAGCTTATCCTTGCAAATCAGTTTTCA GCTTTTATTTCACGTCCCAACGGAAAGAGCTACTCCACAGTGTTGTCCGCACCCAGTGCTGATGACCTCAA GGGAGTTGATAAGGCCGCTATCGGATCTTGGGACTGGAAACTTAAGGAGAAGAATTGCACTTACCATGCCTTGTTTCCAAGATCTTGGACAGTATATGATG GCGAACCTGACCCTGAAATCAAAATCACCTGCCGTCAGATATCACCATTCCTCCCTCACAACTACAGGGAGAGCAGCTTCCCTGTTGCAGTTTTCACCTTTACG GTGCATAATTCTGGGAGCACAGCTGCGGATGTAACTTTACTCTTCACATGGGCT AATTCTGTTGGTGGGCAATCAGAGCTGACAGGAAATCACACCAACTCTAAGATGAT AGAGCGTGATGGTGTGCATGGGGTTCTTCTCCATCACAG GACTGCGGATGGGCACCCACCAGTGACATTTGCAATCGCATCTCAAGAAACAGAGGACATCCGTGTCacagactgccctttcttcacgaTGGGATCTTCCAACTCCGGCGACTTCACGGCGAAGAACATGTGGGAGGAGATCAAGAAG CATGGTTCCTTCAACGAAGCCCGCACCGACAAAGGGCCAAGGGTGTCGAAGCCTGGATCATCCATTGGAGCAGCTGTTGCGTCAGCAACCACGGTGCCAGCTGGGGGAACCCGCGTGGTGTCCTTTGCGGTGTCGTGGTCCTGCCCCGAGGTCAAGTTCCCAGACCGGAAAACGTATCACAG GAGGTACACCAAATTCTATGGCTTCAATCGAGATGCAGCTGCAGAGAGCTTGGCTCATGATGCCCTTCTTG AACACATGGATTGGGAGTCTAAAATTGAAGAGTGGCAGAGACCTATTCTGCAAGACAAAAGGCTGCCTGAATG GTATCCGATTGCACTGTTCAACGAACTTTACTATCTGAATGCTGGAGGCACCATATGGACAG atgggctgcctccaaagatcaGCGTTGCCTCATCCGGGACGGGGACTGAGCCATTCTCCCTTGACGTGTTCCACACAGACCTTCAGGGCACCGCCACCGGCACGAGCAAGACCACGGCGGATGGCGTCCTGCGTGAGATGACATCCGTGACGGAGAATCTGCACTCGGCCGCAGCATTTGGTGCAGCACTGCTGGGTGACAGCGAGGAGAATGTGGGGCAGTTCTTGTACCTGGAGGGGATGGAGTACCACATGTGGAACACCTACGAGGTCCACTTCTATGCCTCCTTTGCGCTGCTCTCTCTCTTCCCGAAGATCGAACTCAGCCTCCAGCGGGACTTTGCTAGGGCCGTCCTCCTCCACGACCCCCGCCCTATGCGCACCCTAAACGGGAAGACCGTGTCACGCAAG GTTCTTGGATCGGTGCCGCACGACATGGGGCTGAATGACCCGTGGTTTGAGCTGAACGCTTACATGATCCATGACCCGTCGCGCTGGAAGGATCTCAACCCGAAGTTTGTGCTGCAGATTTACCGGGACGTTGTCGCAACAGGCAACGTTGGCTTTGctagggcgacgtggccggcagtGTACCTGGCCATGGCCTACATGGACCAGTTTGACCGGGACCGGGATGGCATGATCGAGAACGAGGGCCGCCCTGACCAGACATACGACCTATGGTCCGTGTCCGGAGTAAGCGCCTACACCGGCGGGATCTGGGTCGTGGCGCTGCAGGCCGCTGCGGCCATGGCACGCATCGTCGGTGATGGAGACACCGAGTGCTACTTCCGCGCGCGGCACCAAAGGGCGAAGCGCGTGTACAATGACGAGCTCTGGAACGGCACCTACTTCAACTACGACAACAGCGGTGGCAAGACTAGCTCCTCCATCCAGGCAGACCAGCTCGCCGGGCAATGGTATGCTCACGTGTGCGGCCTGGAGCCGgtcgtggaggaggagaaggcccgGAGCGCGCTGGGGACGGTGCTCGACTACAACGTCATGCGGGTGAAGGGTGGGACAGTCGGGGCGGTGAACGGGATGCGGCCGGACGGCACCATCGACATGTCGTCGACGCAGTCCAAGGAGATATGGTCGGGCACCACCTACGCCGTCGCGGCCGGCATGATCCACGAGGGCATGCTGGAGGCCGCGTTCCGAACGGCCAAGGGTGTTCACGACGCCAGCTGGTCCAAAGATGGCTTCGG GTATGCGTTCCAGACGACGGAGGCATGGACGGCGGAGGGTGGCTACCGTGGGCTACACTACATGCGGCCCCTCTCTGTCTGGGCTATGCAGTGGGCGTTGTCGCCGCCGGAGCTCCACGAGGACCTCGGGCCGCTGTCCTCACCTGGGGATGCCTCCATTGGGCAGGAGAAGTTTGAGAAGGTGGCGAGCATGCTGAGGCTTCCTGAGGAAGTTGAACACGAGGGATTCCTCCGGGCTCTATGCCATATTATCCGGCAGTTGGTGTTCCCAGCATGA
- the LOC124691168 gene encoding far upstream element-binding protein 1-like, with the protein MADSDATAPPPEVAPEAQAPAAGLSADAAASEPAVPALEETAPEAAEGEGDHKRKLDEVDAGAEANGDAEDAKRPRVDGDGADAENVEASDKPEEQAPAAAQGVADAENGKAAPDAGLQAGSEDKPLEAAADTVTEAPLQQQGGDATGVVQETTRLIEVPNTKVGVLIGKAGETIRNLQVSSGAKIQITKDADVSAEAVTRPVELVGTLESINKAEQLIKSVIAEAEAGGSPALIAKGFGSGQSGSEQFEMLVPDNKVGLIIGKGGETIKNLQTRSGARIQLIPQHPPAGTTLTERTVRVTGNKKQIEAAKELIKQAMNQAFPRNTTQTGGYGPQHHHPQSHGAGSQWGPRSQPQQYGYPPRGPPPQNAPYSQPPYGGYPQQPPPRGGMGWDQRQGPPPHSSHQGGGYDYYKHGSQPYESQPPNYPPGPGNYNSYGPPSAPSYGQPPYPQSGPPQNYGPGYGDPRYSAPAPTQYYGQPPAGPQQGYPQQPDPYARPPYGGPAQWPPRGGAPAGDGAYQAPPPASYAPPAQQPPAYGQTYPATGPDGYAQQGYPQQGSQAPATYGQSAPAGPGYSQQGGYAQYPPSQPAYGGDQSAQNSANYGYQAAPADPNYANAAYPQSGYAAAPATGQPGYGQAGYTQPPANPPSYDQSAPPPAAAQSGYAAPPANPQPAVAKGVSPQPAAAAGYGGQWTA; encoded by the exons ATGGCGGACTCCGacgcgacggcgccgccgccggaggtagCGCCCGAGGCGCAGGCCCCAGCCGCAGGcctctccgccgacgccgccgcatcCGAGCCTGCCGTCCCCGCGCTGGAAGAGACCGCCCCGGAGGCTGCCGAGGGTGAAGGCGACCACAAGAGGAAGCTCGACGAGGTCGATGCGGGCGCGGAGGCGAACGGCGACGCGGAGGACGCCAAGCGGCCTCGCGTGGACGGCGACGGGGCAG ATGCGGAAAACGTTGAGGCCTCCGATAAGCCTGAGGAGCAAGCCCCTGCGGCTGCTCAAGGGGTGGCAGATGCCGAGAACGGCAAGGCTGCTCCTGATGCGGGCTTGCAGGCAGGCTCCGAGGACAAGCCGCTGGAGGCCGCAGCAGACACCGTGACTGAAGCACCGCTGCAGCAGCAAGGAGGTGATGCAACCGGTGTGGTGCAGGAGACTACACGGCTAATTGAGGTGCCCAATACCAAG GTCGGTGTTCTGATAGGAAAAGCTGGTGAAACGATCAGAAACCTGCAAGTGAGCTCAGGCGCCAAGATCCAAATCACAAAGGATGCAGATGTTTCTGCAGAGGCTGTTACTCGTCCAGTGGAACTGGTTGGAACTCTTGAAAGTATTAACAAGGCTGAGCAGCTTATTAAGAGCGTTATAGCTGAG GCTGAGGCTGGTGGTTCCCCTGCCTTGATAGCCAAGGGTTTTGGGTCTGGACAGTCAGGTTCAGAACAGTTTGAGATGCTTGTCCCTGATAATAAG GTTGGTTTAATTATTGGAAAAGGTGGCGAGACAATAAAAAACCTGCAAACTAGATCGGGTGCTCGAATCCAG TTAATTCCTCAACATCCTCCTGCCGGTACTACATTAACCGAAAGGACTGTGCGTGTTACTGGCAATAAGAAGCAGATAGAAGCTGCAAAAGAACTGATTAAACAAGCTATGAATCAG GCCTTTCCAAGAAATACAACTCAGACTGGTGGCTATGGGCCGCAACATCACCATCCTCAGAGTCATGGTGCAGGCTCTCAGTGGGGGCCACGGTCTCAGCCACAGCAGTATGGATATCCACCAAGGGGTCCTCCACCTCAGAATGCGCCATACTCtcagccgccctatggtggctatCCACAGCAGCCTCCTCCAAGAGGTGGCATGGGCTGGGATCAGAGGCAGGGTCCCCCGCCTCATTCTTCACACCAGGGTGGTGGTTATGACTATTACAAGCATGGATCTCAACCATATGAAAGCCAGCCACCAAACTACCCTCCTGGACCAGGTAACTACAACAGTTATGGGCCACCATCAGCTCCAAGCTATGGACAACCTCCGTATCCGCAGTCTGGACCTCCACAGAACTATGGCCCTGGATATGGTGATCCTAGATACAGCGCTCCTGCACCAACCCAGTACTATGGGCAGCCACCAGCGGGTCCACAGCAAGGCTACCCTCAACAGCCAGATCCTTATGCCAGACCTCCATATGGTGGACCTGCACAATGGCCACCCAGAGGCGGCGCTCCTGCAGGAGATGGTGCTTACCAGGCGCCACCTCCTGCGTCTTATGCTCCACCAGCTCAGCAACCTCCTGCTTATGGTCAGACATACCCAGCAACCGGACCTGATGGGTATGCTCAACAGGGTTACCCACAGCAGGGTAGTCAAGCGCCGGCAACGTATGGTCAGAGTGCTCCGGCAGGACCAGGGTACAGTCAGCAAGGTGGCTATGCACAGTATCCTCCATCACAACCTGCATATGGTGGCGATCAATCAGCTCAAAACAGTGCCAACTACGGGTACCAGGCAGCTCCAGCTGATCCCAACTATGCCAATGCTGCCTACCCACAGTCGGGATATGCTGCTGCACCAGCAACTGGGCAGCCTGGATATGGTCAGGCAGGATACACCCAGCCACCTGCAAATCCGCCAAGTTATGATCAGTCAGCGCCACCACCAGCCGCTGCTCAAAGCGGTTATGCTGCACCCCCTGCGAATCCACAGCCTGCTGTTGCAAAGGGCGTGTCACCGCAGCCTGCCGCTGCTGCTGGATACGGCGGGCAGTGGACTGCATGA